Proteins encoded within one genomic window of Companilactobacillus sp.:
- a CDS encoding L7Ae/L30e/S12e/Gadd45 family ribosomal protein, translating to MKNEFLNFLGIAVRAGKIVSGTDLTLQGVRDNTVKLVIMASDCSVRTHKTINDKTTFYKVPVVDSFTSEELKKSIGKDRKVMGITDTGIARRLNDIMKK from the coding sequence TTGAAAAATGAATTCTTAAATTTCTTAGGAATTGCAGTCCGAGCTGGCAAAATAGTTAGTGGGACTGACCTAACTTTACAAGGAGTTCGTGACAATACGGTGAAATTGGTTATAATGGCAAGTGACTGTAGTGTTAGAACTCACAAAACTATAAATGACAAAACTACTTTTTATAAAGTACCCGTAGTGGATAGTTTTACAAGTGAAGAATTAAAAAAATCAATTGGTAAGGATAGGAAAGTTATGGGTATAACTGATACTGGAATTGCTAGAAGGTTAAATGACATTATGAAAAAATAA
- the rbfA gene encoding 30S ribosome-binding factor RbfA — MKHRIGRVEQEIQKEVNDILLKRVRDPRVQGVTVTGVEMTGDLQQATIYYSILSEKASDVEKTQAGLDKAKGLIRGELGSRLTLYKVPELEFKQDQSVRYGEKIDKLIAKLHQDEQNR, encoded by the coding sequence ATGAAACATCGTATTGGTAGAGTTGAACAAGAAATTCAAAAAGAAGTAAATGATATTTTACTTAAACGTGTTCGAGACCCTCGTGTCCAAGGCGTTACAGTTACTGGTGTCGAAATGACCGGTGATTTGCAACAAGCTACGATCTATTACAGCATTTTGTCTGAAAAGGCGAGTGATGTAGAAAAGACACAAGCAGGTCTAGATAAAGCCAAAGGATTAATTCGTGGAGAATTGGGTTCAAGATTGACCTTATACAAGGTTCCTGAACTTGAATTTAAACAGGATCAATCAGTTCGCTATGGCGAAAAGATCGATAAATTAATTGCTAAGCTTCATCAAGATGAACAAAATCGTTAA
- the hrcA gene encoding heat-inducible transcriptional repressor HrcA, whose product MLSERQDAILREVVRIFTDTGQPVGSKTLMNALPFHVSSATIRNEMATLEEIGYLEKTHLSSGRVPSINGYRYYLDYLVQPSIVPQDIAKKIDEDFGQTYHQLDDIIERSAQILSHLTSYTAITLGPESNRTLLTGFRIVPLNSHQIMAIIVTSDNNVESNIYTVDDEIDSSLIEKFVKIVNDKLVGQPLPKVIQMLHDDVPMILSNYMHSANGLVDMVDELFKKADSDKYFVDGQLNLLNYADGNDMEEVQSLFSIINQSNDLKKLLDPNSSNDGIRVRLGSELGSDALKNYSIITANYDVGHHGKGIIALLGPTTMHYSQLIGLLGEFRTELAKRLIDYYSRYDDS is encoded by the coding sequence ATGTTATCGGAACGTCAAGATGCAATCTTGAGAGAAGTCGTGCGCATTTTTACAGATACCGGCCAGCCGGTTGGATCCAAAACGTTAATGAACGCATTGCCGTTTCATGTTAGTTCGGCAACGATCAGAAATGAAATGGCTACTCTAGAGGAAATAGGCTATCTCGAGAAGACTCATTTATCCTCCGGACGTGTCCCTTCAATTAACGGCTATCGTTATTATTTAGATTATTTGGTTCAACCTAGTATTGTGCCACAAGATATTGCCAAAAAGATTGATGAGGATTTTGGCCAAACGTATCATCAACTCGATGACATCATCGAAAGATCTGCTCAGATTCTTTCTCATCTAACTAGTTACACTGCAATTACGTTAGGTCCAGAAAGCAATCGTACGCTTTTAACTGGTTTTAGAATCGTTCCATTAAATTCGCACCAGATCATGGCAATCATAGTTACTAGCGACAATAATGTTGAGAGTAACATTTACACAGTTGACGACGAAATTGATAGTTCATTGATCGAGAAATTCGTCAAAATTGTCAACGATAAATTAGTCGGTCAACCTTTACCAAAAGTAATTCAAATGTTACATGACGATGTACCAATGATCTTATCTAATTACATGCATTCAGCTAATGGATTAGTCGACATGGTCGATGAACTTTTCAAGAAAGCAGATTCAGATAAGTATTTCGTTGACGGTCAATTGAACTTATTAAATTACGCTGATGGAAACGATATGGAAGAAGTACAATCGCTTTTTTCAATCATTAACCAAAGTAATGATTTGAAAAAATTACTTGATCCTAATTCTTCAAACGATGGAATCCGTGTTCGTCTAGGTAGTGAACTTGGTTCAGATGCGTTGAAGAATTACAGTATCATCACAGCAAATTATGACGTCGGTCATCATGGTAAGGGTATCATCGCTCTGTTAGGTCCAACGACAATGCATTATTCGCAATTGATAGGACTGCTCGGCGAGTTTAGAACCGAATTAGCAAAACGCTTGATAGATTATTACTCAAGGTATGATGATTCATGA
- the truB gene encoding tRNA pseudouridine(55) synthase TruB, whose translation MNGVVPLNKEIGKTSSDYVYVLRKVLKTKKIGHTGTLDPLVNGVLPICVGQATKLVNLLTNSPKEYEGEITLGRSTTTEDREGDTVEQTKLEHPIELDRLNETFQSMTGELKQIPPMFSAVKVNGRKLYEYARAGETVERPVRDIMIYDFHILGDPKFDQTTGLQTLRFHVRCSKGTYVRTLAVEFGERLNLPAFMSQLTRTKSAGYTLDDTFKLSDIESMVESGSTDFIKSIDDVLDYIPAHQLSNEEWDIKVSHGGFLDLPDADIKQDLRVTKDGVTKAIYQWDTQRKTWVPDIMLLKNE comes from the coding sequence ATGAATGGTGTCGTTCCTTTAAATAAAGAAATAGGAAAAACTAGTTCCGATTATGTATATGTGTTGAGAAAAGTTCTCAAAACTAAAAAAATTGGTCACACAGGTACATTAGATCCGTTAGTTAATGGCGTTTTGCCTATTTGCGTCGGTCAGGCTACTAAATTAGTTAATCTTCTCACCAATTCACCTAAGGAATATGAGGGAGAAATAACACTTGGTCGGTCTACGACGACAGAAGATCGTGAAGGAGATACCGTTGAGCAGACTAAGCTTGAACATCCAATTGAATTGGATCGTCTAAACGAAACTTTTCAAAGCATGACCGGAGAATTAAAACAGATTCCACCAATGTTTTCAGCTGTAAAAGTTAACGGTCGAAAATTGTATGAATATGCTCGTGCTGGAGAAACGGTTGAGCGACCAGTGAGAGATATTATGATTTATGACTTTCATATTTTGGGAGATCCTAAATTTGATCAAACGACTGGATTACAAACACTAAGATTTCACGTCCGTTGTTCAAAGGGGACTTATGTTAGAACTTTGGCTGTCGAATTTGGCGAGCGATTGAATTTACCAGCTTTCATGTCGCAATTGACGAGGACTAAAAGCGCGGGATATACTTTGGACGACACATTCAAATTGTCAGATATTGAATCAATGGTAGAATCAGGTAGTACGGATTTTATAAAAAGCATTGATGATGTATTGGACTATATTCCGGCACATCAACTCTCAAACGAAGAATGGGATATCAAAGTATCGCATGGTGGATTTTTGGATCTTCCAGATGCAGATATCAAACAAGACTTACGTGTGACTAAAGATGGTGTCACTAAGGCAATTTATCAATGGGATACGCAACGTAAGACTTGGGTTCCAGATATTATGTTATTAAAGAATGAATAG
- the dnaK gene encoding molecular chaperone DnaK: MSKVIGIDLGTTNSAVAVLEGGSPKIIANPEGARTTPSVVAFKDGEIQVGEVAKRQAITNPDTVSSIKRHMGEAGYKVTVAGKSYTPQEISAMILQYIKKFSEDYLGEEVTDAVVTVPAYFNDSQRQATKDAGKIAGLNVKRIVNEPTASALAYGLDNDKGDEKILVYDLGGGTFDVSILELGDGVFEVLSTNGDTKLGGDDFDQHIMDWLVEQFKAKNGVDLSQDKMAVQRLKDAAEKAKKDLSGVSQTTISLPFISSGANGPLHLEETLTRAKFDELTADLVERTKTPVDNALKDAGLSNSDIDKVILNGGSTRIPAVQEAVEKWTGKTPDHSINPDEAVALGAAIQGGVISGDVKDVVLLDVTPLSLGIETMGGVFTKLIDRNTTIPTSKSQVFSTAADNQSAVDIHVLQGERPMAADNKTLGRFQLTDIPAAPRGVPQIQVTFDIDKNGIVNVSAKDMGTNKEQKITIKSSSGLSDEEIDQMMKEAKEHESEDNKRKEEVDVKNDVEQALFQTDKTLKDVKGKVSDDEIKKAEDARDALKKAQDSGDIEEMKSKRDDLNKIIQDLSVKLYQQAQQAQGGADGAQGAAGATGSDSSDGKSDDGKTVDGDFKEVDPDKDKK; the protein is encoded by the coding sequence ATGTCTAAAGTAATCGGTATTGATTTGGGTACTACAAACTCAGCTGTTGCTGTTCTTGAAGGTGGTTCTCCAAAGATTATCGCTAACCCAGAAGGTGCTAGAACTACTCCTTCTGTTGTTGCATTTAAAGATGGTGAAATTCAAGTTGGTGAAGTTGCCAAAAGACAAGCTATCACAAATCCTGATACAGTTTCTTCTATTAAGAGACATATGGGTGAAGCTGGATACAAAGTTACAGTAGCCGGCAAATCATATACTCCACAAGAAATTTCTGCAATGATCCTACAATACATTAAGAAATTCTCTGAAGACTACTTAGGTGAAGAAGTTACAGACGCAGTTGTTACTGTACCTGCATACTTCAATGATTCACAAAGACAAGCTACTAAGGATGCTGGTAAGATTGCCGGATTAAACGTTAAACGTATCGTTAACGAACCAACAGCTTCTGCATTAGCTTATGGTCTTGACAATGACAAAGGTGACGAAAAGATCCTTGTTTATGACCTTGGTGGTGGTACATTTGATGTTTCTATCCTTGAATTAGGAGACGGAGTTTTCGAAGTACTTTCAACAAACGGTGATACAAAACTTGGTGGTGATGACTTTGATCAACACATCATGGATTGGTTAGTAGAACAATTCAAAGCTAAGAACGGCGTAGATTTGTCACAAGACAAGATGGCTGTTCAACGTTTGAAGGATGCTGCTGAAAAAGCTAAGAAAGACTTGTCTGGTGTAAGCCAAACAACAATCAGCTTGCCATTTATTTCATCAGGTGCTAATGGTCCACTTCACTTGGAAGAAACATTGACACGTGCTAAATTTGACGAATTGACAGCTGACTTGGTTGAAAGAACTAAGACTCCTGTTGACAACGCACTTAAAGATGCCGGTCTTTCAAACAGCGACATCGACAAGGTTATCTTAAACGGTGGTTCAACACGTATTCCTGCCGTTCAAGAAGCTGTTGAAAAATGGACAGGCAAGACACCTGATCACTCAATCAACCCTGATGAAGCTGTTGCCCTTGGTGCTGCTATTCAAGGTGGTGTTATCTCTGGTGATGTTAAAGACGTTGTACTACTTGACGTTACACCTCTATCATTAGGTATTGAAACAATGGGTGGCGTATTTACTAAGTTGATCGATAGAAATACAACTATCCCAACAAGTAAATCACAAGTATTCTCAACTGCTGCAGATAACCAAAGTGCTGTTGATATTCACGTACTACAAGGTGAACGTCCAATGGCTGCCGACAACAAGACCCTAGGTCGTTTCCAACTTACAGACATTCCTGCAGCTCCTCGTGGCGTACCTCAAATTCAAGTTACATTTGATATTGATAAAAACGGTATTGTTAACGTATCTGCTAAGGATATGGGAACAAATAAGGAACAAAAGATCACTATCAAGAGTTCATCTGGTTTGAGCGATGAAGAAATCGATCAAATGATGAAAGAAGCTAAGGAACACGAATCTGAAGATAATAAACGTAAGGAAGAAGTCGATGTTAAGAATGATGTAGAACAAGCATTGTTCCAAACAGATAAGACTCTAAAAGACGTTAAGGGTAAAGTATCTGACGATGAGATCAAGAAAGCTGAAGATGCTCGCGATGCATTGAAGAAAGCTCAAGACTCTGGCGATATTGAAGAAATGAAGTCAAAACGTGATGATTTGAATAAGATCATCCAAGACTTGTCAGTTAAACTATATCAACAAGCTCAACAAGCACAAGGTGGCGCTGATGGTGCACAAGGTGCAGCTGGAGCAACTGGTTCTGACAGTTCTGATGGTAAATCAGATGACGGCAAGACTGTTGATGGTGACTTCAAAGAAGTCGACCCAGACAAAGATAAAAAATAA
- the dnaJ gene encoding molecular chaperone DnaJ, translating into MADRDPYDVLGVDKDASQDDIKHAFRRLSKKYHPDINKAPDAEEKFKQINDAYETLKDPQKRAQYDQYGSAGMNGGAGQGFGGFGGGGDQGFGGFEDIFSQFFGGGTARQQNPNSPRQGSDLQYRMDLTFEEGVFGKKTTISYNREEKCATCGGNGAKPGTEPITCSKCHGSGYMEVDRQTPLGRMRTRVVCDVCGGTGKEIKEKCETCHGKGKVNEKHSLEVTVPAGVEDGQQMRLDQQGEAGENGGPYGDLYIVFRVAPSKEFKRNGSTIYTSVNISFPQAALGDEIDVNTVHGPVKLTVPSGTQTGTSFRLKGKGAPVLNSKNVGDEKVTVNIVTPRKLSGAQKEALKQFSEAGGNKIREKDSNFFNKIRDAFNGD; encoded by the coding sequence ATGGCTGACAGAGATCCATATGACGTGCTAGGCGTTGATAAAGACGCTTCACAAGATGACATAAAACATGCATTCCGGAGACTTTCAAAGAAATATCATCCAGATATTAACAAAGCTCCCGATGCTGAAGAAAAGTTTAAACAGATCAACGATGCATATGAAACTCTTAAAGACCCACAAAAACGTGCCCAATATGATCAATATGGTTCTGCCGGTATGAATGGTGGAGCTGGTCAAGGATTTGGCGGTTTCGGCGGTGGCGGAGACCAAGGATTTGGTGGCTTTGAAGATATTTTCAGCCAATTCTTTGGCGGCGGTACAGCCCGTCAACAAAATCCTAATTCACCACGACAAGGTTCAGATCTTCAATACAGAATGGATCTGACTTTTGAAGAAGGTGTCTTTGGTAAGAAGACAACTATTTCATACAACCGTGAAGAAAAATGTGCTACCTGTGGCGGAAATGGTGCTAAGCCAGGTACCGAACCGATTACATGTAGTAAGTGTCATGGATCAGGTTATATGGAAGTTGATCGTCAAACCCCACTCGGTCGTATGCGTACACGTGTAGTATGTGATGTTTGTGGCGGTACTGGTAAGGAAATTAAAGAAAAATGTGAAACTTGCCATGGTAAAGGTAAGGTTAATGAAAAGCATTCTCTTGAAGTAACAGTTCCTGCTGGTGTTGAAGATGGACAACAAATGCGTCTTGATCAACAAGGCGAGGCCGGTGAAAATGGCGGACCTTACGGTGATCTTTACATTGTATTTAGAGTTGCACCAAGTAAAGAGTTCAAGCGTAATGGTTCAACTATTTACACTTCTGTAAATATCAGTTTCCCTCAAGCTGCACTTGGGGATGAAATTGACGTTAACACAGTTCATGGTCCCGTTAAATTGACTGTACCTAGTGGTACACAGACAGGTACATCTTTCCGTTTGAAGGGTAAGGGTGCACCTGTATTGAATAGTAAGAACGTCGGTGACGAAAAAGTCACTGTAAACATTGTTACGCCAAGAAAACTTTCTGGCGCACAAAAAGAAGCTTTGAAACAATTCTCTGAAGCGGGTGGAAATAAAATCCGCGAAAAAGATAGCAACTTTTTCAATAAGATCAGAGATGCCTTTAATGGCGATTAA
- the infB gene encoding translation initiation factor IF-2, which yields MAKKRIYTIAKENSVENQVVLDAAAKLGLDVKTVSSSVDEGNEKKIVSAIKGGSSAKKPAAKPASKPAEHSAAPKADKGENKGQSGDHKTKIKITAVRRDPNKTNRGHFEHNNNHGHNNNNSHNNQNGNRNHTTNNANSNNNNNRPNNNNRYNNGSSNNRSNNNNQRNNGSNSNNNNRSFQSRDRRNNNNVRREQTAQAPRPRQSAGNKYLEKYKTNIQDASRTTNRPNTNRRNNNNSNNNNRSNNNNNRPNNNRSNNRPNDNNRRFNNNNNNNHNNSTRPVAANANNTAAKAKATATPKVEAPKAEYKKPNATPNRNFGHKTNLANPFGTRKKKKERKRQQRQRNNEPKKVMPQRKERPLPETLVYTVGMNAQDLGKILHREPAEIVKKLFMLGIMINQNQSLDKDTIELLATDYGINAEEKVQEDVADIDKYFEEESKNTENQQPRPPVVTIMGHVDHGKTTLLDHLRHTHVTAGEAGGITQHIGAYQVRLQDRLITFLDTPGHAAFTNMRARGADITDIVVLVVAADDGVMPQTIEAINHAKAANDPIIVAVNKIDKPGANPQHVTEQLMEYDLVPEDYGGDTIFVDISAKLGTNVDQLLEMINLEADVLELKANPDQKAVGTVIEAKLDKGRGPVASLLIQQGTLHVGDPVVVGNTYGRVRTMTNDHGKEVKKALPSQPVEITGLNDVPESADKFVVFDDEKTARAAGEERASRALQKERQNTNPVTLDNLFETMKEGELKTVDVIIKADVQGSAEAIAGSLKKIEVKGVRVNIIHQAVGAITESDVNLASASNAIIIGFNVRPTAQARTQAKEENVDIRLHRVIYQAIDEIEAAMKGMLEPVYEEKVTGNLTVRETYNVSKIGTIAGCIVNNGSITRDSGVRLIRDGVVKYEGKLASLKRFKDDVKEVKSGFECGITIENYNDIKIGDEVEAYVMEQVPVK from the coding sequence ATGGCAAAAAAGAGAATCTATACTATTGCGAAAGAAAATAGTGTTGAGAATCAAGTTGTATTAGATGCTGCTGCAAAATTAGGTCTAGACGTTAAAACTGTTTCTTCATCCGTTGATGAAGGTAATGAAAAGAAAATTGTTTCTGCAATTAAGGGTGGTTCATCAGCTAAGAAACCTGCTGCTAAACCTGCCTCAAAACCTGCAGAACATTCTGCTGCACCAAAAGCTGACAAGGGCGAAAATAAAGGTCAGTCAGGTGATCACAAGACTAAGATCAAGATCACTGCAGTAAGACGTGATCCAAATAAGACTAACCGTGGTCATTTTGAACACAATAATAACCATGGTCACAACAATAATAATTCGCACAATAATCAAAATGGCAATCGTAACCATACGACTAATAATGCGAACTCAAACAATAACAACAATCGCCCTAATAACAACAACCGTTATAACAATGGTTCAAGCAACAACCGTTCAAATAACAATAACCAACGTAATAATGGTTCAAACAGCAACAACAATAACCGCAGTTTTCAATCTCGCGACCGTCGTAACAACAACAACGTCAGACGTGAACAAACTGCTCAAGCACCAAGACCTAGACAAAGTGCCGGTAACAAGTATCTAGAGAAGTATAAGACAAACATCCAAGATGCAAGTCGTACAACTAACCGTCCTAATACTAATAGACGCAATAACAACAACAGTAACAACAATAATCGCTCAAACAATAACAATAATCGTCCAAATAATAATCGTTCAAACAACCGTCCTAACGATAATAACAGACGCTTTAACAACAATAACAACAACAACCATAACAACAGTACAAGACCAGTAGCAGCAAATGCTAACAACACCGCTGCTAAGGCAAAAGCTACTGCAACTCCAAAGGTTGAAGCTCCAAAGGCAGAATACAAGAAGCCAAATGCAACTCCAAACCGTAACTTTGGCCACAAGACAAATCTCGCTAACCCATTCGGAACTCGTAAGAAGAAGAAGGAAAGAAAGAGACAACAACGTCAACGTAACAATGAGCCTAAGAAGGTTATGCCACAAAGAAAAGAACGTCCATTACCAGAAACACTGGTTTATACAGTTGGTATGAATGCTCAGGACTTAGGTAAGATTTTGCATCGTGAACCAGCAGAAATCGTTAAGAAATTATTTATGCTCGGTATCATGATCAACCAAAACCAATCACTAGACAAGGACACAATTGAGTTGTTGGCTACTGATTACGGTATTAATGCTGAAGAAAAAGTTCAAGAAGATGTCGCTGATATCGACAAGTACTTTGAAGAAGAAAGCAAGAATACTGAAAATCAACAACCAAGACCACCAGTTGTTACAATCATGGGACACGTTGACCATGGTAAAACAACCTTGCTTGATCATTTGAGACATACACACGTTACTGCTGGTGAAGCAGGTGGTATCACGCAACATATCGGTGCTTATCAAGTAAGACTTCAAGATCGTTTAATTACATTCTTAGATACACCTGGACATGCTGCATTTACAAATATGCGTGCCCGTGGTGCTGATATCACTGATATTGTTGTCCTAGTTGTAGCTGCTGATGATGGTGTTATGCCACAGACAATTGAAGCTATCAACCATGCCAAAGCTGCTAACGACCCAATTATCGTTGCAGTTAACAAGATTGATAAACCAGGTGCAAATCCACAACACGTTACAGAACAATTAATGGAATACGACTTAGTTCCTGAAGATTATGGTGGGGATACTATCTTTGTTGATATTTCTGCTAAATTGGGTACAAACGTTGACCAATTACTTGAAATGATCAACCTTGAAGCTGATGTCTTGGAACTTAAAGCTAACCCTGATCAAAAAGCTGTCGGTACTGTTATCGAAGCTAAATTGGACAAGGGCCGTGGACCAGTTGCATCACTATTGATTCAACAAGGAACTCTTCACGTTGGAGATCCAGTTGTTGTTGGTAATACTTATGGTCGTGTCAGAACTATGACTAACGACCATGGTAAAGAAGTTAAGAAGGCCTTGCCTTCACAACCAGTTGAAATTACTGGATTGAATGATGTTCCAGAATCTGCCGACAAATTCGTTGTCTTCGATGATGAAAAGACAGCTCGTGCAGCTGGTGAAGAGCGTGCTAGTCGTGCTCTTCAAAAGGAACGTCAAAACACAAACCCTGTTACATTAGATAACTTGTTTGAAACAATGAAAGAAGGAGAACTTAAGACTGTCGACGTTATTATCAAAGCCGATGTTCAAGGTTCTGCTGAAGCCATTGCCGGAAGTCTTAAGAAGATCGAAGTTAAGGGTGTACGAGTAAACATCATCCATCAAGCCGTTGGTGCTATTACTGAAAGTGATGTCAACTTGGCATCTGCTTCAAATGCTATCATCATTGGTTTCAACGTTCGTCCAACTGCTCAAGCTAGAACTCAAGCTAAGGAAGAAAATGTTGATATCAGACTTCATAGAGTTATTTATCAAGCAATTGATGAAATCGAAGCTGCTATGAAGGGTATGCTTGAACCAGTATACGAAGAAAAAGTTACAGGTAATCTTACTGTTCGTGAAACATACAATGTTTCTAAGATCGGTACTATCGCTGGATGTATTGTTAATAATGGAAGCATCACACGTGATAGCGGTGTAAGACTTATTAGAGATGGTGTTGTTAAGTACGAAGGTAAACTTGCTTCTCTCAAGCGTTTCAAAGATGACGTTAAGGAAGTTAAGTCTGGCTTCGAATGTGGTATCACTATCGAAAATTACAACGATATCAAGATTGGCGACGAAGTTGAAGCCTATGTGATGGAACAAGTTCCTGTCAAATAG
- the grpE gene encoding nucleotide exchange factor GrpE, with product MSDKEKEKKTEVSEDETNAATKEAKDSTKKETSKTETNKTADLEKQIADLQKKNDELEDKYIRSQAEIQNMAARQKKEVAGIIKYDGQKLAKEILPVLDNLERALSVEATDETGKQLKKGVEMVQQHMIKAFDDNNVTVIDNVGEKFDPNDSQAVQTVPADDDHPADTVVQVLQKGYKLNDRVLRPAMVIVAQ from the coding sequence ATGTCAGATAAAGAGAAGGAAAAGAAAACTGAGGTTTCTGAAGACGAAACTAATGCCGCAACTAAAGAGGCAAAGGATTCAACTAAGAAGGAAACTTCAAAGACTGAAACTAATAAGACTGCTGATTTGGAAAAACAAATTGCAGACTTACAAAAAAAGAACGATGAATTGGAAGATAAATACATCCGTTCACAAGCTGAAATCCAAAATATGGCTGCACGACAAAAGAAAGAAGTTGCCGGCATTATTAAATATGATGGACAAAAGCTTGCTAAGGAAATTCTTCCAGTATTAGATAATTTGGAACGTGCTCTTTCCGTCGAGGCAACTGATGAAACTGGCAAACAGTTGAAAAAAGGTGTCGAGATGGTTCAACAACATATGATCAAGGCATTTGATGATAATAACGTTACAGTGATCGATAATGTTGGTGAAAAGTTCGATCCAAATGATTCTCAAGCTGTTCAAACTGTTCCAGCAGATGATGATCATCCAGCTGATACAGTCGTTCAAGTTCTTCAAAAGGGTTACAAACTCAATGATCGAGTTTTACGCCCAGCAATGGTAATAGTTGCACAATAA
- the ribF gene encoding riboflavin biosynthesis protein RibF, translating to MKTLHVTHPLKDYEIPTENTVLIMGFFDGVHLGHQKVIKTGVDLAHEHNLKSVLFTFDRSPRVVYQKEQNFKYLSSENRKQELIAQLGVDYLYFIEFTEEFSKLSPQEFVDDYMIGLHAKYVVAGFDYTYGKRDIANMETLPNYSHDEFKIITVPKQTFDQEKIGSTSIKELIENNQIDEANELLGYTYQNSGIVIHGLQRGRTLGFPTANLAVGKGELIPSIGVYVTKILVGDKWYDSMTSVGYNVTFSENTGVTVECNIFDFDQDIYGQDVKIEWLHYLRGEVKFDGAQGLVDQLKLDRENSKSFLYDK from the coding sequence ATGAAGACACTGCACGTAACACACCCACTTAAAGATTACGAAATACCTACCGAAAATACCGTTTTGATTATGGGATTTTTTGATGGCGTCCATTTGGGACACCAAAAAGTCATCAAAACAGGTGTTGATCTGGCACATGAGCATAATTTAAAATCGGTTCTCTTTACATTTGATCGGTCACCTCGTGTGGTCTATCAAAAAGAACAAAATTTTAAATATCTTTCTTCTGAAAATAGAAAACAAGAACTCATTGCACAATTGGGTGTTGATTATTTGTACTTCATTGAATTTACCGAAGAATTTTCTAAGTTGTCTCCACAAGAGTTTGTCGATGACTACATGATCGGATTGCACGCTAAATATGTGGTCGCTGGGTTTGATTATACTTATGGCAAGCGAGACATTGCTAATATGGAAACTTTGCCTAACTATTCGCATGATGAATTCAAAATAATCACAGTTCCCAAACAGACATTTGATCAAGAAAAAATTGGTTCAACTTCGATCAAAGAATTGATTGAAAATAATCAAATTGACGAAGCTAATGAGTTACTGGGATATACTTATCAAAATTCTGGAATCGTTATTCATGGACTCCAACGTGGTCGGACACTGGGATTTCCAACAGCAAATCTAGCTGTCGGAAAAGGTGAACTGATTCCATCTATCGGAGTCTATGTCACTAAAATCTTAGTAGGTGACAAGTGGTACGATTCAATGACTTCAGTTGGTTATAACGTAACTTTTTCAGAAAATACTGGTGTTACCGTAGAATGCAATATATTTGATTTTGACCAAGATATTTATGGACAAGACGTCAAGATTGAGTGGCTGCATTATTTACGTGGCGAAGTTAAATTTGACGGAGCCCAGGGATTGGTCGATCAGTTGAAACTTGACCGTGAAAATTCAAAGTCATTTCTTTATGATAAATAA
- the rnpM gene encoding RNase P modulator RnpM codes for MATRKVPMRKDILTDKMFPKREMVRIVRDKEGNISIDPTGKKSGRGAYVGLDPDAIKEAKSKKVLEKVFSKKVSPDFYDELFEFVDHQKARMDLFGDLGKKH; via the coding sequence TTGGCAACTCGTAAGGTACCAATGCGTAAAGATATTTTGACAGATAAAATGTTTCCTAAAAGGGAAATGGTCAGAATAGTCAGAGATAAAGAAGGTAACATCTCCATCGATCCTACTGGCAAGAAGTCTGGTCGAGGTGCATATGTTGGTCTTGATCCCGACGCAATCAAAGAAGCTAAATCTAAGAAAGTGCTTGAAAAGGTATTTTCAAAGAAAGTTTCACCAGATTTTTATGACGAATTGTTTGAATTCGTTGATCATCAAAAGGCTAGAATGGATTTGTTTGGTGATTTAGGTAAGAAACATTGA